In one Nicotiana sylvestris chromosome 8, ASM39365v2, whole genome shotgun sequence genomic region, the following are encoded:
- the LOC104222493 gene encoding glycosyltransferase BC10, with the protein MQSRVVEMEENKDPLVVVGRTNHPTRALPQRLLQLLMLFLFLCFTFSVASIYMIKYFGFHSIVPSVKPSLQPCIEEESNKLERWINPPSNLMHTMSDKELLWRASMVPRIKKYPFKRVPKIAFMFLTKGPLPLAPIWERFFKGNQGRYSIYIHSLPSFEADFPSSSVFYKRQIPSQVTEWGKMSMCDAERRLIANALLDISNEWFVLLSESCIPLYNFNVIYKYISQSKHSFIGAFDDPGPYGRGRYDENMLPEVNITDWRKGSQWFEINRKLALYIVEDTKFYPKFAEFCKPACYVDEHYFPTMLTIQASNLLANRSITWVDWSRGGAHPATFGKSDITEEFMKRMLAGGNCTYNERNISMCFLFARKFAPSALEPLFLLAPTYLGF; encoded by the exons ATGCAATCAAGAGTTGTTGAAATGGAGGAGAATAAAGATCCATTAGTAGTTGTAGGTAGAACTAATCACCCAACTAGGGCTTTGCCACAGAGGCTGCTACAGTTGCTGAtgctgtttttgtttttgtgttttacCTTTTCTGTGGCTAGTATTTATATGATCAAGTACTTTGGATTTCATAGCATAGTTCCTTCAGTAAAGCCTAGTTTACAGCCATGTATTGAGGAAGAATCGAATAAATTAGAGCGCTGGATTAATCCTCCGTCTAATTTGATGCATACTATGTCTGATAAAGAGTTGTTATGGAGGGCTTCTATGGTGCCGCGAATTAAGAAGTATCCGTTTAAGAGGGTTCCCAAGATTGCATTCATGTTCTTGACTAAAGGACCATTGCCGTTGGCGCCTATTTGGGAGAGGTTTTTTAAGGGGAATCAAGGACGTTATTCAATTTATATTCATTCATTGCCCTCTTTTGAGGCTGATTTCCCGTCCTCATCGGTGTTCTACAAGAGGCAAATTCCCAGTCAG GTGACAGAATGGGGAAAGATGAGTATGTGTGATGCTGAGAGAAGACTCATTGCGAATGCATTGCTTGACATCTCCAATGAATGGTTTGTTCTGCTTTCCGAGTCGTGCATTCCCCTCTACAATTTCAATGTCATCTACAAGTACATAAGTCAGTCAAAGCATAGCTTTATTGGTGCATTTGATGATCCTGGACCATATGGAAGAGGTCGATATGATGAGAATATGTTGCCCGAGGTTAACATTACTGACTGGCGCAAAGGATCACAGTGGTTTGAAATCAATAGGAAGCTTGCTCTTTACATAGTTGAAGACACAAAATTCTACCCCAAGTTTGCGGAGTTCTGCAAGCCAGCATGTTATGTAGACGAGCACTACTTCCCGACTATGCTAACTATTCAAGCATCAAATCTCTTGGCAAACAGAAGTATAACATGGGTTGATTGGTCGAGGGGCGGGGCTCACCCTGCTACATTTGGAAAATCAGATATCACCGAAGAGTTTATGAAGAGAATGTTGGCAGGGGGTAACTGTACTTATAACGAGCGAAATATATCAATGTGTTTTCTTTTTGCAAGGAAGTTTGCACCAAGTGCTTTGGAACCTCTGTTTCTGCTAGCCCCAACATACTTAGGTTTCTAG